NNNNNNNNNNNNNNNNNNNNNNNNNNNNNNNNNNNNNNNNNNNNNNNNNNNNNNNNNNNNNNNNNNNNNNNNNNNNNNNNNNNNNNNNNNNNNNNNNNNNNNNNNNNNNNNNNNNNNNNNNNNNNNNNNNNNNNNNNNNNNNNNNNNNNNtctctctctctctctctctctctctctctctctctctctctctctctttctctctctctctttctctttttccttcctttctctctctcaaaaggCAAATCtgtgtttatacacatatatacatacatacacacatataacatCCCCAGTCATGGCTACAAGCTCTTTGTGGTTTGGTCCATGTTGATATTCCATTGTTTATTAGTCATTTTTATCCCTGGGCATTGGTTTCCAAGTAGGATCTCCTGCTGTAGACTGAACATGGTCTCTCAACCTGGAGACTGTGCTACTTCTATGCTAGTAAGATTTCAAGAGGAAGAGCACCATTATTGAAGGCATAACAATGATGATgccaataataatagcagcaaaaACTCGCCTAtgttgctttaagatttgcaaaaggCTTTCTTACAATAACCCATTGAGATTGATAATGTAAgtattattgtttctatttattgATGGAGAAGCAGGCTTAGAAAAAGTAAATGATTTGTTTCTGGTCACATAGCTCAGGAAGCGTCCAAGTTGGAATTCAGACCCAtatctctcctgactccaggttcaatgttctttctaccacaGAAGGATAGGGAATTGGGGATGTGAGGAGTGAAAGAGAACAAGAATCGAGCAAGGACAACTGTCAGCTCAGGGCAGAAGACATTCAGGGTGTGATATGAGTTTAAAGtgagaaggaggagagggtgCTCCTTtgttcaatcaatcaaccaacaagtatttatggcACCTATGTACCAGGTACCacgctaggcactggggataaagGTACCTAGCTGCTCGAACAATCTCTACTTTCAAGGCACTTGCAATCTAATGGCAGAGACAAGAAGTACATATGAAGTATATACagcataaaaacaaaactaataaattCAAAGTAGATGAATACAGAGTAGTTTGGTAAGGGGTAGACCCTAACTGTTGAGGgtttcaggaaaggcttcatggagatgTCACTTGAGCTATATCttcaaggaagagaggaaagggagttACAAACCAGAGATGATGTCAGTAACAAGgaagtggaggaggaagaaagaacttGGCCACTTAGGTTTGCTACAAATGGAATTCTCACTTTTCTCTCCTCCCAACTCACCAGGTCATCTGCGGTCAAGATGACTCCCCTCCTGGCTCTGATGATCCTGAACATGATGATACTGAGGGACAACCTCGGTCCCGGGTGCCCCGGAAACGGGGACATCTTTCCCCTAAATCCCGTCAGATTACCAGTTCCACACTCCTAGGGCTGCTGGCCCCACCAGGAGAGTCTTGGGGGGATCCAGGACAGCCCCCTGCCCATACCCACCATAGCGCTGCATCTCCAGccaaactgaaaaaaatctttggCTGGGGCGACTTCTATTCCAACATCAAGACAGTGGCATTGAATCTACTGGTCACAGGGAAGATCGTAGACCATGGCAATGGTACTTTCAGTGTACACTTTCAACATAATGCCACTGGTCAAGGGAACATCTCAGTCAGCCTAGTGCCCCCCAGCAAGGCTGTGGAGTTCCACCAAGAGCAGCAAATCTTCATCGAAGCCAAAGCATCCAAGAGTTTCAACTGCCGGGTAGAGTGGGAGAAGGTGGATCGGGGCCGGCGGACCTCACTCTGCACTCATGACCCTGCCAAAATTTGCTCCCGAGACCATACACAGAGTTCAGCTACCTGGAACTGCTCCAAGCCCTTCAAGGTCATCTGTATCTATATTGCCTTCTACAGCACAGACTATCGGCTGGTCCAGAAGGTGTGCCCAGACTACAACTACCATAGTGATGCCCCCTACTATCCTTCTGGGTGATTCTCTGGGGAGGGTAGAGGGGAGGGCCTTCAGAGACCCTCCCCCCCTCCACCAGGGGTTGTAGGGGATTTTATCACCAGAGGAAGAGGAGACCTGGGGGCATGGGGTTGGAAAGAGACTGGATTCCCAGGCAGGAAGGTATAGTGGAGAGAGAATTGTGGGATATGATCGGAGTAAAatcaaggaagaaggaaaaggaagaaagcctTGGAGTGGGAGCTATTGAATAACCTTAAACATGTGAAATAAAGAAGGAATGGGTTCTAGGTAACAGCCTCACAAGAGACTATGAGTTGTGGGTAGATACTGAGTTCCAGAGGTCTGGGGCAAGTGGATTAGAGGAGCCTCTGGTCAAAATCTAGAGTCAAGTATCTTAAGGCATTATGTTATGTAGAGGCACCTAGAACCTTAGTTCCTTGGCCACTGTACTTAAAAAGAGACAGCCATGAGATGGTGGCTATCTTCAGAAAAAGTACAAAGTTGGAAGGGCTCAGGATAGTTTGCAGTCAAGAGAAGGGCATTCCCAATAACCTGAGTGGAAATACTAAAGATGAATTTGGGTTAGAGCAAACAATCATCTTTGTGCTTGAGAATTGCCAGCACCCAGTCCTTGAAGATCAGTAGTGTGAAGTGGGAGGGATAACCATCAATCATTGAGGTCTAGGTTAATGGAgcaccctcccccttccccccaagtCACATCTCATATCCTCAAGAGCTACTCTTCCCTGCTAACAAAGATCTCCAGGGTGATCCTACCATCTACTCAGAGACAATGTAGGAAGGCATACTCCCTGatggggtgtggggggggggggcagggagaggagAGTCTTCTAACCCCAGCAAATGGTTCACTGGTCACAGATGGAAGGACATTCAGATATGTACTATTGatgatctctccttcctctgccctCAATGCCTCCTGAGTCTCTTCCTCCTGTATTGGGTACATATCCCAAAGGGAGTACACTTGGGAGGGAAGACAGAACACCTGAGTCCCCTCTGCAATCTTTGCTTCCTCCACCCCAGTTGGCTCTCAGGGGTTGGTTGCCAGTTATTTGGGAAGAAGCAAGGCTGAATGAGACCGAGGGCACTGGGTCTCTGTTTCAGATGTTCTGTGGTGTCTGTATTGTGGGGGGTTATGGTGGGCTGGAAGGGAGGGCAAGGGGGATGTCTTGTAAAATTATCTTGAATGTGGACTTCTGTTTGCAGACTCGTGTTTTTGGAACAGAGAATAAAGCATTCCCAGGACTTGGGAATCTTAGTTGTCTAAATGGGAGAAATGACATTTGCTTTACCCAAACTCCATCCTCACATTCTTTTCTTATCACTAATTGGTCCATCTCAGCATTTCTAGACTTAGAGATGAGAGCCAAAGAGCTCATGGTGGGTGTTGGGGGTGGCCAGCAGCACGCTATGggatttcttttcattcttcctatctttccaagAGTCAGCATCACGCGGATAAGGAGAGGAGCTACGGAGCAAGGATCACGGAGCTGTTTGAGGATATTTGGGATAGCTATGTGATCAATTAGATAGAGTTCATGTTGTTAAAGCGAACTTCAGAGAGTGTGtgtgacagagaaaaagaaaggaaaaatcatgCAAAGAAACCCAGGTTCCGCTCAGAGTATGGCCACTaaattgctgtgtgaccttgggcaagttgcttccttttgaaaaaatgtctcccagtttcttcatctctaacgTGAGATTCCCAGGGGCTTCTAGATTTGGACATGACATGTTTCTAGAAAATCCATGACTTTGGGTGCTTTTGAAACGTAGAAAGTACTAGTCCTCaaattttgatattattattgttgtttgtgCCTGTCACCACCACCATCCCACACTCCCCAAAGGAGGCAACTGTCAGTGCCTCGTGAAGAGTTAAGAGTCAGTCATAAGAGCTGGTGTCATCAGCTTTTCTCTGGAAGATGTAGGAAATCAAACGATGTGTCAACAAAGGAACAGGCGGTGAGAGGCGACCTGGAGGGAACCAACCACCCAATACCGCCTGTCAGCAGCAGATGAGACAGTGGGGTCTGGGAGAGTCTGGTTACTAGGCAACCAATACTACCCATCAGCCTTCTGACCCTTGGCcccaaggaagagagggaggtgcTTCAGGGGTCAGCATGGGAAAGAAGAGCTACCCCAAAGCTAGTCCAGATCCCAGCCCCTTTAAGAAAAGGTGTCTAGAAGATTCAGACATCAGGACCCTTCAGTCTCCTTCACTCTCTTAATATGCGCTGTCAACATTATCATTTTTACAGGTTGGGTAAGACAAAGAGGACCTTGGCATTTGGCCAAATGAGCTCtccttcgggggggggggggggggaaccagtACATATCATTGCCTCTGGGTCGGAATCAGGGGATGGGGTGTTAGGGCAAGGGAGGAAGGAGACGCTCACGCTCACTGATGGTAATCCATTTAATCTCCCCCTCCCACCTTCAGAGACCCCCTCTTCCATTTCCCCAAGAAtcaatctgaaaaatgagttgtaCTTCACTTGTTCTCCTTGACCCTCATCCTGCTCCTCAAACCTGCAGAGATCCAGCTGCTGATAGCAGCTGTACACCCAGGGCCTTGTATGCCCGACAAGTGCTCACCACACAGGGGGTTGTTCCATTTTAATTACTTCATTTCACACCCCATGATGCTCTTCCCTCCTGCCCACCCCTCCTTTTCTGACAAGAccaaaaatgttcattttcagCCTGTCTCTCATTGATCTATTTCCTTTGAAACAGTACAGTCAGGTAGAAAGAGCccttggctctggagtcagaggatcaggATTCAAATCGTGCCTCTGATGCTGACTGCCTGTGTGTCCATGGGTGAGTCACTTggtttccctgggcctcagtttctttttctataaaatgaggttgttgAAAGAGGTCCTTCCAgcttcaaatctatgatcctatgcaaCCTACTCATTCAGTTAACTGGATAACCCAGTTTCTTGaccatatttcttctttctcgTCCCTAATATTCTGTCAGTCCTCAAGCCTTGTTGATGGAACCTGCCCCTTCCGATGCTTCCATGTAGGCCTTTGGACCACTCCCTTCAAAACCTCCTTCCTTTGGAATGCTTGGAAAGAGTCTCTATATCTGGAAAGATGATTGAATCACTAGAAAGTACTGTCTAACCTCCTTTCCTCTGTCCTTCAGGCTTTCTATCCCTAACTTTCTTTTCTGTACTCAGGATGGTGGGTCTGTTTTCTTGTTCCTTCCCCACCAAGTGAAAGTTTCAGGGGCTTTCTTCTGATTAACCCAACTGTCTATTTATCATTCTCCCCTCTCCCACAGCTTTGCCATGCTGCCGGGTACATGGTCTTATCGGATTAGTTACCTGTCCTAACATGCATGTCTGAGACTAAGTGTTCTTTCTCTGTTGGCTAGGGCGGTGTCTCCCTCCTCCTCACAATGGAAGTTCCCTGGAGTTAGAAAGTTTCTTCTGTCTGGAAGTGCGGACCACATTCTATAGGGCCAAGCCCAGTTCTACCTAATAACAAGAACCCCTAGACTAGATGTCAGGGCATTCATTCTtgcaaaatcatttattaagggccttctgtgtgcaaggcactgaggacacagagacaaaaatgagccaggtcctgccctcaaggagcttacattgtaaaagaagaaacaacaCAAACACAGATAAGTCAATACATAatgtatacaaagtaatttcaggagtGGGTATGGATGGGGAACTACAGCTCTGTCCTCCCCTCACACAGATTACATAAactcattgggcctcagtttccccatctgtaactGTGCGAGTCCTTGTTTTCCTTTGGGGCTGCATGATGTGAAAGCTCTGTTTGAATGTCAAGTGCTCTGATGGTTCCTCTTTGGTAAGAGTAGAGGGAGAAATGACAGTGGAGCTAGCTGTctttgctccttcattccattctTTCTGTGGATGAGCAAGCAGAAACTGAGTCACCCACATCCCTTCTCTCTAGTGAGAAGCATCAGTGACCTGGGCTTGAGGCACAGCTCCTGTGATGAGGTTTCCTCACTATGACGTGGACCCTGGCTTTCAGAGAGATGAATGGTGGGTGGGTGGGCAGCTTGGCTGGGGGAGAAGGATCGTGATGCTCGGACATCTGGGTCATAGTGTGCACGGGGAGTGGGGGAGAAGTTGGGAGAAAGGCAGTAGGGGTACAGAATGAGCTAGTTAGTTGTTCCAGATTGGGAGATAATCCAATGTCGGGGTTGGGAGTGGGAGAAGAGAAATGTCACTTCCGAAGACTCCAAGTCCTATGGTATTGCCAACAGAGCTGGTgactgggtgtgtgtgtgtcgATGTGTGTGActgtatgtgcatgcatgtgtgtaggGATAGGCAAGAGGACGAACGGCACCTAGCAATATGGATGCCCCCCAATCCCATGAAGCGCAAAATGGAGAAATAGGGGAGACACTTCGTAATCACCCCAAAGTCACCAGGGGATCAGCAGTTGCCTTCCCTAGTTCCAAGGTGGTGGACTACTGGTTTGTCTTCTCTCAGCTCCCACAAATGGTTGGAGAAGTAGGACTGGGGATTCATCTGTTGGAAAGGACTGGCCCCTGGAGAGAAGTGGCATGTGAGAGGGGGCTTGGAGAGGAAGATCTTGTTTCTTGGCAGAAGACAGATCCCAAATCCAGGCTTGGGAATGGTAGAAGGAGAGTGAGGTCTCTCTCGGTTTTTTACTCTCCAAGTGGCACCTTGCCAGACAGCCTAAGGCAAGGAGAATCCGGCACCTCCTGGGCCATAGATGCAGCCAAATAGGTTTCTTTTCCCCCAGATGGTTGGCCAGGAGGACTGGTTTGGAAACTGCTCTGGATAAAAGGAAGAGCCAATCTCTTTGCTTCCTGCCATGGGTTTCCAATAATCTTCAGCTTCACTTCCAGTGTGGCTGACTAAATAAGGGGATTCTATTACTGGTTCTGTCCTCATGTGACACCTTGAGTGAGCCACTTTATGtctttgggcctcagtctccccGTGTGTAAAAAAAGGTTGATGCCTAGCAAGTTAGTTTGTCAGGATgagaattcttttattttgaagTGAGATTGCTTTGAAAAGCTAGAGTACTCCCTCAGTATATTTCATACCCTTCACCTCCAGCTCTGGGCTGGGGTCATCCAAATCCGCTTCATACATAGCCCTGGTGGGCGCAGAAACATTCTTCACCACCCACAGTTTTCC
The window above is part of the Gracilinanus agilis isolate LMUSP501 chromosome 4, AgileGrace, whole genome shotgun sequence genome. Proteins encoded here:
- the NXPH3 gene encoding neurexophilin-3, which translates into the protein MGGAAFTAIEKLGGNGALLHTHSERLLPKTLSNVICGQDDSPPGSDDPEHDDTEGQPRSRVPRKRGHLSPKSRQITSSTLLGLLAPPGESWGDPGQPPAHTHHSAASPAKLKKIFGWGDFYSNIKTVALNLLVTGKIVDHGNGTFSVHFQHNATGQGNISVSLVPPSKAVEFHQEQQIFIEAKASKSFNCRVEWEKVDRGRRTSLCTHDPAKICSRDHTQSSATWNCSKPFKVICIYIAFYSTDYRLVQKVCPDYNYHSDAPYYPSG